One stretch of Roseovarius mucosus DNA includes these proteins:
- a CDS encoding YbaK/EbsC family protein: MSKSLRRVTEALQLAGHDITPQEIGDATTAQMAADLIGCSIGQIAKSIMFRGETSGAALLFVTSGANRVSDHRASTLAGEPLGKADAALIRAQTGFAIGGVAPLGHLTPPRAFFDPHLLTFPMVWAAAGTPRHLFGIDPAQLLQISGATVEDFTA; encoded by the coding sequence ATGAGCAAGAGCCTCAGACGCGTGACCGAGGCCCTGCAATTGGCAGGGCATGACATCACCCCCCAAGAGATCGGCGATGCCACAACGGCGCAAATGGCGGCTGATCTGATCGGCTGCTCCATCGGGCAAATCGCAAAATCCATCATGTTTCGCGGCGAGACGAGCGGCGCGGCGCTCCTTTTTGTCACCTCCGGTGCCAACCGCGTCAGCGATCACCGCGCCTCTACCCTTGCAGGCGAACCTCTGGGCAAGGCCGATGCCGCCCTCATCCGCGCGCAGACCGGCTTTGCCATTGGCGGCGTGGCGCCTTTGGGCCATCTCACCCCGCCGCGCGCCTTCTTTGACCCGCATCTTTTGACCTTCCCAATGGTCTGGGCCGCCGCCGGCACGCCCCGGCATCTCTTCGGCATTGACCCCGCACAGCTTTTGCAGATTTCCGGCGCCACGGTCGAGGATTTCACCGCCTGA
- a CDS encoding RDD family protein: MTDTSWHLPNPDTQPEFYADVPLKRLLAFLVDTVVIIGISLLIVPFTAFTGIFFFPLLAAVVGFAYRVVTLARGSATWGMRLTAIEFRDAKGARFDLSQAVLHTLGFTVSLSIPILQVISIVLMLTGERAQGLTDRVMGCVAINRRAAM; encoded by the coding sequence ATGACCGATACAAGCTGGCACCTGCCCAATCCCGACACCCAGCCAGAGTTTTACGCCGATGTGCCGCTCAAGCGGCTTTTGGCCTTTCTCGTCGATACGGTCGTGATCATCGGGATCAGCCTCTTGATCGTGCCGTTCACCGCCTTTACCGGGATTTTCTTCTTTCCCCTGCTCGCGGCAGTGGTGGGCTTTGCCTACCGGGTCGTAACCCTCGCGCGCGGCTCGGCCACATGGGGCATGCGCCTGACAGCCATCGAATTCCGCGATGCCAAGGGCGCGCGCTTTGACCTGTCGCAGGCTGTCTTGCACACGCTTGGCTTCACGGTTTCTTTGAGCATCCCGATCCTACAGGTCATTTCCATCGTGCTCATGCTCACGGGTGAGCGGGCGCAGGGCCTCACCGACAGGGTGATGGGATGCGTCGCAATCAACCGCCGCGCCGCCATGTAA
- a CDS encoding arginyltransferase: MRHTLPIAPQFYVTAPQPCPYLPGRMERKLFTALQGEGAQRLNDGLSKQGFRRSQNVLYRPSCADCAACLSARINVAEFTASKGQRRTLRRNAALKRRATSPWATEEQYSLFRRYLESRHATGGMADMDTFEFAAMVEETPIRTRVVEYTEAETGALTAVCLTDILDDGVSMVYSFYDPDRSSESLGTYVILDHVAIARENGLPYVYLGYWVPGSPKMGYKAAFSGLEVYVGNRWQKMRDPEEFRAQAHPLVNDPISEQVANISLPDGRPLRARSV, translated from the coding sequence ATGCGGCATACCCTTCCCATCGCGCCCCAGTTCTACGTGACGGCGCCACAGCCCTGCCCCTATCTGCCGGGCCGGATGGAGCGTAAGCTTTTTACCGCGCTTCAGGGCGAAGGCGCGCAGCGTTTGAATGACGGATTGTCAAAACAGGGCTTTCGCCGCTCGCAAAACGTGCTCTACCGCCCCTCCTGCGCCGATTGCGCCGCCTGTCTTTCGGCCCGCATCAACGTGGCCGAATTCACAGCCTCCAAAGGTCAGCGCCGCACTCTGCGCCGCAACGCGGCCCTCAAGCGCCGCGCCACCTCGCCTTGGGCCACCGAGGAACAATACAGCCTCTTCCGCCGCTATCTCGAAAGCCGCCACGCCACCGGCGGCATGGCCGATATGGATACGTTCGAATTCGCCGCCATGGTCGAGGAAACCCCGATCCGCACCCGCGTCGTGGAATACACCGAGGCCGAAACCGGCGCGCTGACCGCCGTCTGCCTCACCGATATTCTCGATGATGGCGTGAGCATGGTCTATTCCTTCTACGACCCCGATCGCAGCAGCGAATCGCTGGGCACCTATGTGATCCTTGATCACGTCGCCATCGCGCGCGAAAACGGGCTTCCCTATGTCTACTTGGGCTATTGGGTGCCCGGCAGCCCCAAAATGGGGTACAAGGCCGCCTTCTCGGGCCTCGAAGTCTATGTCGGCAACCGCTGGCAGAAAATGCGTGATCCCGAGGAATTCCGCGCGCAGGCGCATCCCCTCGTCAACGATCCGATTTCCGAACAGGTCGCCAATATCTCATTGCCTGATGGCCGCCCGCTGCGCGCCCGGTCTGTCTAG
- a CDS encoding protein-disulfide reductase DsbD domain-containing protein, with protein MIQVWRIVFLTVLSVLVPLSGARAQEDMVAVSIVNGWQTADGSHVAALKFDLAEGWKTYWRAPGEAGIPPRFDWRGSRNLARVEIEWPTPKQTVTNGMRTIGYEHVLVLPLRLTPERAGQPITLSVDMEIGVCSDICVPVSLTVAQGLDSDARRPDPQIAAALAARPYTQAEAGVGRVVCKVSPIEGGGVHLVAEVDVAAMGAQEMMVVETANPALWVAQSKSVRQGNRLRAEAEIFHAEGRGFMLDRSGLRLTILSSGNAVDIRGCPAG; from the coding sequence ATGATACAGGTTTGGCGCATCGTTTTTCTGACGGTTCTTTCGGTTCTGGTGCCCCTTTCGGGGGCGCGGGCGCAGGAGGATATGGTCGCGGTCAGCATCGTGAACGGCTGGCAAACGGCCGATGGCAGCCATGTGGCTGCGCTGAAATTCGACCTGGCCGAGGGGTGGAAAACCTATTGGCGCGCGCCCGGCGAGGCAGGGATTCCGCCGCGGTTCGATTGGCGCGGGTCGCGCAATCTGGCGCGGGTCGAGATTGAATGGCCGACACCCAAACAGACCGTGACCAATGGCATGCGCACCATAGGGTATGAGCATGTGTTGGTGTTGCCGCTGCGTTTGACGCCGGAACGTGCCGGACAGCCGATCACCTTGAGTGTGGATATGGAGATCGGCGTGTGCAGTGATATCTGCGTGCCGGTGTCTTTGACGGTGGCGCAGGGCTTGGATAGCGATGCGCGGCGGCCTGATCCGCAGATTGCCGCTGCCTTGGCCGCGCGGCCCTATACGCAGGCAGAGGCCGGTGTGGGGCGGGTGGTGTGCAAGGTGTCGCCCATAGAGGGCGGTGGCGTGCATCTGGTGGCAGAGGTCGATGTGGCGGCAATGGGCGCGCAGGAGATGATGGTGGTCGAGACTGCCAATCCTGCGCTTTGGGTCGCACAATCCAAGAGCGTGCGACAGGGCAACCGTTTGCGCGCTGAAGCCGAGATTTTTCATGCGGAGGGGCGCGGCTTCATGCTTGACCGCAGCGGGCTGCGGCTCACGATCCTGAGCAGCGGCAATGCGGTTGATATTCGCGGCTGTCCGGCGGGCTAA
- a CDS encoding YqgE/AlgH family protein produces the protein MDLTGKLLIAMPGMGDPRFAHSVVLLCAHSPDGAMGLIINKPTSDLRLRDLLEQLSIAPTGQTRNLPVHFGGPVEHGRGFVLHDRGYQSTLTSLEVNEDFAMTATLDILEDLARGTGPDRALLALGYAGWGPGQLESELAENGWLTCDADMELVFDTPNPAKWEAALTRLGISPLMLSSDAGRA, from the coding sequence ATGGATCTGACAGGCAAATTGCTCATCGCCATGCCCGGCATGGGCGATCCGCGCTTTGCGCATTCGGTCGTGCTGCTCTGCGCCCATTCGCCCGATGGGGCCATGGGGCTGATCATCAACAAACCAACCAGCGATCTTCGCCTGCGCGACTTGCTTGAACAACTCTCGATTGCGCCAACCGGCCAAACCCGCAATCTGCCAGTGCATTTCGGCGGCCCGGTCGAACACGGGCGCGGATTCGTTCTGCATGATCGGGGCTATCAATCCACTCTCACATCGCTTGAGGTGAATGAGGATTTCGCAATGACCGCCACGCTCGACATTCTCGAGGATCTGGCCCGCGGCACCGGCCCGGATCGCGCCCTGCTGGCGCTTGGCTATGCCGGTTGGGGGCCGGGTCAACTCGAATCAGAACTTGCGGAAAACGGCTGGCTCACCTGTGATGCTGATATGGAACTGGTGTTCGACACCCCAAATCCCGCCAAATGGGAGGCCGCGCTAACCCGTCTTGGCATCTCACCCCTGATGCTCTCATCGGATGCTGGCCGCGCCTGA
- a CDS encoding flavin reductase family protein has product MTSDTLSVDRDAFLAAMRQVAATVTVVTTDGVSGRAGATVSAFSSLSADPPSVLICLRTDSRIARAVIENGAFCVNVLPEDAVEVARAFAGSSPENPAARFDGLTITPRPEGPVLPRATAFSCLLTDRITHGSHAICIGTVTALTNAGQKPLTYLSGDYHIVRPHGH; this is encoded by the coding sequence GTGACCTCAGACACCCTCAGCGTAGACCGCGACGCCTTCTTGGCCGCCATGCGGCAGGTCGCGGCCACTGTGACGGTTGTCACCACCGACGGGGTCTCAGGCCGCGCCGGGGCCACGGTGAGCGCCTTTTCCTCGCTCTCCGCTGATCCGCCCTCGGTGCTCATCTGCCTGCGCACCGACAGCCGCATCGCGCGCGCGGTGATAGAAAATGGCGCCTTCTGCGTCAATGTCCTGCCCGAGGATGCCGTCGAGGTGGCACGCGCCTTTGCCGGTTCCTCGCCGGAAAATCCCGCCGCGCGCTTTGACGGGCTCACGATCACCCCCCGCCCCGAAGGCCCGGTGCTGCCGCGCGCAACCGCCTTTTCCTGCCTGCTCACAGACCGGATCACCCATGGCAGCCACGCCATCTGCATCGGCACCGTCACAGCCCTCACCAATGCCGGGCAAAAACCGCTGACCTATCTCAGTGGCGATTACCACATCGTGCGCCCGCACGGGCACTGA
- a CDS encoding TIGR01459 family HAD-type hydrolase, translated as MTRIITALSDISDKYDALFVDLWGCVHDGVRALPNAVAALQAYRAGGGTVVLVTNSPRARGGVEKQLDGFGVPRDAWDSIATSGDSARAAMFQGVVGEKVWFIGQPFDDRFFDPLHLIENPVPIARVPLEEAEGIVCIGPFDPLADPADLRPQFLYAKQKGLKLLCANPDIVVDRGEVREWCAGALARLYTDMGGTSLYFGKPHPPIYDLARRRLLALGRDVENGRILAIGDGVHTDIDGAMGEDIDSLFISGGLAAAETKTSHQPDEAALTAYLSKENSAPTYTIGFLR; from the coding sequence ATGACCCGCATCATCACCGCCCTCAGCGATATTTCCGACAAATATGACGCGCTCTTTGTCGATCTCTGGGGCTGTGTGCATGATGGCGTGCGCGCCCTGCCCAATGCGGTCGCAGCACTTCAGGCCTACCGCGCGGGCGGCGGCACCGTGGTGCTTGTCACAAACTCGCCCCGCGCGCGGGGCGGCGTGGAAAAACAACTCGACGGCTTTGGCGTGCCCCGCGACGCTTGGGATAGCATCGCCACCTCCGGCGACAGCGCGCGCGCCGCCATGTTTCAGGGCGTGGTGGGCGAAAAGGTCTGGTTCATCGGCCAGCCGTTCGATGACCGCTTCTTTGACCCACTCCACCTGATCGAAAACCCCGTGCCCATCGCCCGTGTGCCTCTGGAAGAGGCCGAAGGCATCGTCTGCATCGGCCCCTTTGATCCTTTGGCCGATCCCGCCGACCTGCGCCCACAGTTTCTTTATGCCAAGCAAAAGGGGCTCAAACTCCTCTGCGCCAATCCCGATATCGTGGTCGATCGCGGCGAGGTGCGGGAATGGTGCGCAGGCGCTCTTGCCCGCCTCTATACTGACATGGGGGGGACAAGCCTCTATTTCGGCAAACCGCATCCCCCCATCTACGACCTTGCCCGCCGCAGGCTCTTGGCGCTTGGCCGCGATGTCGAAAACGGCCGCATTCTGGCCATCGGCGACGGGGTGCATACCGATATCGACGGGGCCATGGGCGAGGATATCGATTCCCTCTTTATTTCCGGCGGCTTGGCCGCGGCCGAGACCAAAACGTCGCACCAGCCCGATGAGGCCGCGCTAACCGCTTATCTTTCCAAGGAAAACTCTGCGCCCACCTATACGATCGGATTCTTGCGCTAA
- a CDS encoding MaoC family dehydratase: protein MLDNMPRGTICIEDIEMGMTRHLRKVVTDRDIELFAEVSTDRNPVHLDDDYAQDTIFEGRIAHGMLTAGLISAVIGEQLPGHGTVYMGQTLKFLAPVRPGDMVHAEVEVIGIDHGKRRVQLDCRCLVNGKKVLIGEATVLAPSRKFD, encoded by the coding sequence ATGTTGGACAATATGCCACGCGGCACGATCTGTATCGAAGACATCGAGATGGGCATGACCCGCCATCTGCGCAAAGTCGTAACCGACCGCGATATCGAACTCTTCGCTGAGGTCTCGACCGACCGCAATCCGGTGCATCTCGATGACGATTATGCGCAAGACACCATCTTTGAGGGGCGCATCGCCCATGGCATGCTCACCGCCGGCCTCATCTCTGCGGTGATTGGCGAGCAATTGCCGGGGCATGGCACCGTCTACATGGGGCAGACCCTGAAATTCCTCGCCCCCGTGCGTCCCGGCGACATGGTCCATGCAGAGGTCGAGGTGATCGGCATCGACCACGGCAAGCGCCGCGTGCAACTCGACTGCCGCTGTCTGGTGAATGGCAAAAAGGTGTTGATCGGCGAAGCCACGGTTCTGGCCCCCTCGCGCAAGTTCGACTGA
- a CDS encoding glycosyltransferase family 2 protein: MNAAPNWGVVATIKAPTRDILTFAAHHLDLGAHRVHVYLDAPDPQAEAALRAHPKCRVILCDDDYWNRRSRKGRPDKHQPRQSLNATHCLNKRPQVDWLAHIDVDEFLWSEIPIADRLARVAPDRLSARVRPIEALDPGPYKIEAEPYRAYKSCALSQADRRAQTNAIYPTYGPYLNGGFLSHVAGKVFVRTGQPDISLRIHNAFRNKVMDDKAEELHELRLCHHHAATWDHWLAAYRYRLSLGSYRAELKPAPHSDGYAFNMHEFFHMLEEDGGEPALRRFFSEVCTATPELQKRLASYGHLHHINLDLDAKRARHFPEHS, from the coding sequence ATGAACGCAGCACCCAACTGGGGCGTGGTCGCCACGATCAAGGCCCCCACCCGCGACATCCTCACGTTTGCCGCCCATCATCTCGATCTGGGCGCTCACCGGGTTCATGTCTATCTCGACGCCCCCGACCCGCAGGCCGAAGCCGCCCTGCGCGCCCATCCAAAATGCCGTGTCATCCTTTGTGACGACGACTATTGGAACCGCCGGTCACGCAAGGGACGCCCCGACAAACACCAACCGCGCCAAAGCCTCAATGCCACCCACTGCCTCAACAAACGTCCACAGGTCGATTGGCTGGCACATATCGACGTGGATGAGTTTCTCTGGTCCGAAATCCCCATCGCCGACCGTCTCGCGCGCGTCGCCCCGGACCGCCTCAGCGCCCGTGTTCGCCCCATCGAGGCATTGGACCCCGGACCTTACAAAATCGAGGCCGAACCTTACAGAGCTTACAAATCCTGCGCCCTCTCACAGGCTGACCGCCGCGCCCAGACCAACGCCATTTATCCCACCTACGGCCCCTATCTCAACGGCGGTTTCCTCAGCCACGTGGCAGGCAAGGTCTTTGTGCGGACCGGGCAACCAGATATCAGTCTGCGCATACATAATGCATTTAGAAACAAAGTGATGGACGACAAAGCTGAGGAGTTACATGAACTTCGCCTCTGTCACCATCATGCCGCCACCTGGGATCACTGGCTCGCCGCCTACCGCTACCGCCTCAGCCTGGGTTCCTACCGCGCCGAATTAAAGCCAGCCCCCCACTCCGACGGCTATGCCTTTAATATGCATGAATTTTTTCACATGCTTGAGGAAGACGGAGGGGAACCCGCCCTGCGCCGCTTCTTCTCCGAGGTCTGCACCGCCACCCCAGAGTTGCAAAAACGCCTTGCGTCTTACGGTCACCTTCATCACATCAATCTCGACCTTGACGCAAAGCGCGCCCGCCACTTTCCGGAACATAGCTAA
- a CDS encoding DEAD/DEAH box helicase gives MTKFSDLNLNPKVLKAIEEAGYETPTPIQAEAIPHALVGRDVLGIAQTGTGKTASFTLPMLSLLSRGRARARMPRSLVLCPTRELAAQVAENFDTYSKHLKLTKALLIGGVSFKEQDKLIDKGVDVLIATPGRLLDHFERGKLLLTGVQIMVVDEADRMLDMGFIPDIERIFSLTPFTRQTLFFSATMAPEIERITNTFLSNPARVEVARQATASETIEQGVVMFKPPRRENADSEKRKLLRALIDREGAACSNAIIFCNRKIDVDVVAKSLIKYGYDAAPIHGDLDQSQRTRTLDGFRAGTLRFLIASDVAARGLDVPAVSHVFNFDVPSHAEDYVHRIGRTGRAGRSGKALMICNPRDEKNLAGVEALIQKEIPRVESPVTFTPPTTETEPPQGSEERPAKPRRARNVSRGKPEARPAASHKAPETVSEQAVEATPAQERPQERRPERTPEPRQDRNRDRNDDNAPRHREGRGRQDHGGGPRVMGLGDHLPSFIALSFDERRTG, from the coding sequence ATGACAAAATTTTCCGATCTGAACCTGAATCCCAAGGTGTTAAAGGCCATCGAAGAGGCCGGTTACGAAACGCCCACCCCCATTCAGGCCGAAGCCATCCCTCACGCGCTCGTCGGCCGCGACGTTCTCGGCATCGCCCAAACCGGCACCGGCAAAACCGCCAGCTTCACCTTGCCCATGCTCTCGCTTTTGTCACGTGGACGCGCCCGCGCCCGCATGCCGCGCAGCTTGGTCCTGTGCCCCACGCGCGAACTCGCAGCCCAAGTGGCCGAGAATTTTGATACATATTCCAAACACTTAAAGCTTACAAAGGCGCTGCTCATCGGCGGCGTCAGCTTCAAGGAACAGGACAAGCTGATCGACAAGGGCGTTGATGTTCTCATCGCAACGCCAGGTCGTCTGCTCGACCATTTCGAACGCGGCAAGCTCTTGCTGACCGGCGTTCAGATCATGGTCGTGGACGAGGCTGACCGCATGCTCGACATGGGCTTTATCCCTGATATTGAACGGATTTTCAGCCTTACCCCCTTCACCCGTCAGACGCTTTTCTTCTCTGCCACCATGGCACCCGAGATTGAGCGCATCACCAATACCTTCCTGTCGAACCCCGCTCGGGTCGAGGTTGCCCGTCAGGCCACCGCCTCCGAGACGATCGAGCAAGGCGTGGTGATGTTCAAACCGCCCCGCCGTGAGAATGCCGATAGCGAAAAACGCAAGTTGCTGCGCGCACTGATCGACCGCGAAGGCGCTGCCTGTAGCAATGCCATCATCTTTTGCAATCGCAAGATTGATGTAGATGTGGTCGCTAAGTCTTTGATAAAATACGGATATGATGCGGCACCTATTCACGGTGACTTGGACCAAAGCCAGCGCACGCGCACACTCGACGGCTTTCGCGCAGGCACGCTGCGCTTTCTGATCGCCTCTGACGTGGCCGCCCGTGGCCTTGACGTGCCAGCGGTCAGCCATGTGTTTAACTTTGACGTGCCCAGCCATGCAGAAGATTACGTTCACCGCATTGGGCGCACCGGCCGGGCCGGGCGCAGCGGCAAGGCGCTGATGATCTGCAACCCGCGCGACGAAAAGAACCTCGCCGGGGTTGAAGCGTTGATTCAAAAGGAAATTCCCCGGGTCGAAAGCCCCGTAACCTTCACCCCTCCGACCACAGAAACCGAACCGCCGCAGGGCAGCGAGGAGCGCCCCGCCAAACCGCGCCGTGCACGCAACGTGAGCCGCGGAAAGCCCGAAGCGCGTCCCGCCGCCAGCCACAAGGCCCCGGAAACCGTTTCCGAACAGGCAGTTGAGGCGACCCCAGCACAGGAACGCCCACAGGAACGCCGCCCCGAGCGGACGCCCGAACCCCGGCAGGACCGCAATCGCGACCGCAATGACGATAACGCCCCGCGCCACAGAGAGGGCCGCGGGCGTCAGGATCACGGTGGCGGGCCGCGTGTCATGGGTCTTGGGGATCATCTGCCCAGCTTCATCGCGCTCAGCTTTGATGAGAGGCGCACCGGGTAA
- a CDS encoding ATP-binding protein yields MSLRWLKPYLPRSLYARAVLILLLPVITLLLVVSLVFAQRLFDDVTQQMVKTVAREVRLVLDEPEGSPVSEMLEIERRRVPASEMPEADDYDWFDLSGSVVIRELRGYFEDLERVSLTDNQFVMLYFHRDGGVVELVFDRRRVSARRPYQVLLNLAFYGILMTVVSYVYMRKQLKPITRLAEAAEAFGRGRHVPYRASGALEVRAAGNAFLDMRARLERQIEQRTLMLSGVSHDLRTPLTRLRLSLAMLEDEEAAPMLRDVRDMERLLEGFLAFARGAHEGEPEPVDPIALVTQIVEDAQRAQNDVTLVEARGVGTVALRAENIRRAVENLINNAVRYGSRAEVSVVMTEKSLRIRVEDDGPGIPPDSRDDAIKPFTRLEPARNQNRGMGVGLGLSIVLDVARAHGGTLRLGESARLGGLCADIVIAR; encoded by the coding sequence ATGTCGTTGCGTTGGCTCAAACCCTATCTTCCGCGAAGTCTCTATGCACGGGCCGTGTTGATCCTGCTTTTGCCGGTGATCACGCTGCTCTTGGTGGTGTCGCTCGTGTTTGCCCAGAGGCTGTTTGACGATGTCACGCAGCAAATGGTTAAGACGGTGGCGCGCGAGGTGCGCTTGGTGCTTGATGAACCCGAAGGCAGCCCGGTGTCAGAAATGCTGGAAATCGAGCGGCGGCGGGTGCCCGCATCCGAGATGCCAGAGGCCGATGACTATGATTGGTTCGACCTTTCGGGAAGCGTGGTCATTCGCGAATTGCGTGGCTATTTCGAGGATCTCGAGCGTGTTTCACTGACCGATAATCAGTTTGTTATGCTTTATTTTCATAGGGATGGCGGGGTGGTCGAGCTTGTGTTTGACCGGCGCCGGGTGTCCGCTCGGCGGCCCTATCAAGTGCTGCTCAATCTGGCGTTCTATGGCATCCTCATGACCGTTGTCTCGTATGTCTACATGCGCAAACAGCTCAAGCCGATTACCCGGCTGGCTGAGGCGGCAGAGGCCTTTGGGCGCGGGCGGCATGTGCCCTATCGGGCCTCTGGTGCCCTAGAGGTGCGGGCTGCGGGCAATGCCTTTCTCGACATGAGAGCGCGGCTTGAACGGCAGATCGAGCAGCGTACGCTGATGCTCTCGGGCGTGAGCCATGATCTGAGAACGCCGCTGACCCGGCTGAGATTGAGCCTTGCGATGCTGGAGGATGAAGAGGCGGCCCCCATGCTGCGGGACGTGCGCGATATGGAGCGTTTGCTGGAAGGGTTTCTGGCCTTTGCGCGCGGGGCGCATGAGGGCGAGCCGGAACCGGTCGATCCGATTGCGCTTGTGACACAGATTGTCGAAGATGCCCAACGTGCACAGAATGACGTGACTTTGGTGGAGGCACGGGGCGTGGGCACGGTGGCTTTGCGGGCGGAGAATATTCGCCGGGCGGTCGAGAACCTGATCAACAACGCGGTGCGCTATGGCTCGCGGGCTGAGGTTTCGGTGGTCATGACCGAAAAATCATTGAGAATCAGGGTTGAGGATGACGGGCCTGGCATTCCGCCTGACAGCAGGGACGATGCAATCAAGCCATTCACCCGGCTGGAACCTGCGCGAAACCAGAATCGCGGCATGGGGGTCGGCTTGGGCTTGTCCATCGTGCTAGATGTGGCGCGGGCGCATGGTGGCACACTACGATTGGGAGAGAGCGCGCGGCTAGGTGGCCTGTGCGCGGATATTGTCATTGCGCGATGA
- a CDS encoding MBL fold metallo-hydrolase, which yields MQADQGKSPPVGMAEDVGQAIRRILAPNPSPMTFWGTNTYLVGTRRLAVIDPGPDTPAHLAAILAALGPGQSVSHILVTHAHLDHSPLAARLSAETGAPVLAYGDATAGRSAVMQSLAESGLMGGGEGVDTEFAPDLVLCDGERIMGDNWQITAHWTPGHFGNHMSFEIADSVLSGDLVMGWASSLVSPPDGDLTDFLRSCARLGALKARRFLPGHGAVIEHPKARVDWLVAHRKAREAAILDSLTRAPLTATEITSRVYADSPQSLLAAARRNVLAHLIDLMQKSQVAPVGGLQADAKFARLQTTCTSS from the coding sequence ATGCAAGCCGACCAAGGAAAAAGCCCCCCTGTAGGCATGGCCGAGGATGTCGGACAGGCGATCCGTCGCATTCTTGCGCCCAACCCCTCGCCCATGACGTTTTGGGGGACCAACACCTATCTTGTGGGCACGCGCCGCCTTGCGGTGATTGACCCGGGCCCCGACACCCCTGCCCATCTCGCAGCGATCCTTGCGGCCTTGGGTCCGGGCCAGAGCGTGAGCCATATTCTTGTCACGCATGCGCATCTGGATCATTCCCCTCTTGCCGCGCGCCTCTCGGCTGAAACCGGCGCACCGGTGCTGGCCTATGGCGATGCCACCGCCGGGCGCAGCGCCGTGATGCAGAGCCTCGCCGAAAGCGGGCTTATGGGCGGTGGTGAGGGCGTGGATACGGAGTTTGCCCCCGATCTGGTGCTCTGCGACGGGGAACGGATCATGGGGGACAACTGGCAGATCACCGCGCATTGGACACCGGGGCATTTCGGCAATCACATGAGCTTTGAGATCGCAGACAGCGTGCTGTCCGGCGATCTGGTGATGGGCTGGGCCAGCTCTCTGGTCTCGCCACCAGACGGCGATCTGACAGATTTTCTACGGTCTTGCGCGCGTCTTGGCGCGCTGAAGGCGCGGCGCTTTCTGCCCGGCCACGGGGCAGTGATCGAACATCCCAAGGCCCGCGTCGACTGGCTCGTCGCGCATCGCAAAGCGCGCGAGGCGGCAATCCTCGATTCCCTCACGCGGGCACCGCTGACCGCCACCGAGATTACCAGCCGCGTCTATGCCGACAGCCCACAAAGCCTTCTCGCCGCGGCCCGCCGCAACGTGCTCGCGCATCTCATCGACCTGATGCAGAAATCCCAAGTCGCGCCAGTCGGCGGACTACAGGCAGACGCAAAATTCGCACGCCTCCAAACCACCTGCACCTCGTCCTAA